A single window of Scomber scombrus chromosome 12, fScoSco1.1, whole genome shotgun sequence DNA harbors:
- the yipf3 gene encoding protein YIPF3: MSAGSGNRNTEPWGSFDEPLVQGGGAAVIDMENMDDTSGSSFEDMGEMHQRMKEEEEVTEEANATEDDATEDGEFLGMKGIKGQLGRQVADEVWQAGKRQASKAFNLYANIDILRPYFDVEPVQVRNRLIESMIPIRMINFPQKIAGELYGPLMLVFTLVAILLQGMKTSETVITEGTLMGTAIGTCFGYWLGVSSFIYFLAYLVNAQITMLQMLSLLGYGLFGHCVVLVITYNIHFHFLFYVLWLVVGGLSTVRMVAALLSRTVGQTPRLLICGTLSVLHMLFLFYLHFAYHKLVEGLLDSLEGPKMSPMQRVARDVPELTLNATLRSAAVLLRAQ, translated from the exons GGCGGGGGGGCGGCCGTCATCGACATGGAGAACATGGACGATACGTCAGGCTCCAGCTTCGAGGACATGGGAGAGATGCACCagaggatgaaggaggaggaggaagtgacgGAGGAGGCGAACGCCACCGAGGACGACGCCACCGAGGACGGAGAGTTCCTGGGAATGAAAGGGATCAAAGGTCAGCTGGGCCGGCAGGTCGCTGACGAG gtgtggCAGGCTGGGAAGCGTCAGGCGTCTAAAGCGTTCAACCTGTACGCTAACATCGACATCCTGCGGCCGTACTTCGACGTGGAGCCGGTGCAGGTCCGCAACAG GCTGATCGAGTCCATGATCCCCATCCGCATGATCAACTTCCCTCAG AAGATCGCAGGTGAGCTGTACGGTCCTCTGATGCTCGTCTTCACTCTGGTGGCGATTCTGCTGCAGGGCATGAAGACGTCTGAGACTGTTATT acTGAGGGGACTCTGATGGGAACAGCTATAGGAACGTGTTTCGGTTACTGGCTCGGTGTTTCCTCCTTCATCTACTTCCTGGCGTATCTGGTCAACGCTCAGATCACCATGCTGCAGATGCTCTCCCTGCTG GGTTACGGTCTGTTTGGTCACTGCGTCGTCCTCGTGATCACCTACAACATCCACTTCCACTTCCTGTTCTACGTCCTCTGGCTGGTGGTTGGAGGACTGTCCACTGTGCGCATG GTCGCCGCTCTGCTGTCCCGTACGGTCGGTCAGACTCCTCGTCTCCTCATCTGTGGGACGCTCTCCGTCCTCCACATGCTCTTCCTGTTCTACCTGCACTTCGCCTACCACAAGCTCGTAGAAG ggcTGCTGGACTCTCTGGAAGGACCCAAGATGTCTCCGATGCAGCGGGTGGCCAGAGATGTGCCTGAGCTGACCCTGAACGCCACATTGAGGAGTGCAGCGGTCCTGCTGAGGGCCCAGTGA